The Pseudomonas triclosanedens genome has a window encoding:
- a CDS encoding SDR family NAD(P)-dependent oxidoreductase, with protein MNAKSELGRALITGASSGIGATYAQRLAAQGYDLLLVARDQQRLEALAASLAERHGVSVDVLSADLTRKDERARIEARLAEDASISLLLNNAGVAVNGTLLETDLDRLESMIELNVTATARLAGAAAKAFAGRGRGTIINVASVLALAPELFNGSYSATKAFVLNLSLSMQQELAPQGLRIQVVLPGATRTEIWERAGTDISAMPAEMLMDVNHMVDAALAGLAQGEVVTLPALPDAGEFDAFTAARLRMAPNLSRNTPAPRYGIAVA; from the coding sequence ATGAATGCCAAATCCGAACTGGGCCGCGCACTGATCACCGGCGCTTCCTCGGGCATCGGCGCGACCTACGCACAGCGCCTCGCCGCCCAGGGCTACGACCTGCTGCTGGTGGCGCGCGACCAGCAGCGCCTGGAAGCCCTGGCCGCAAGCCTGGCTGAGCGGCACGGGGTATCGGTGGACGTACTGAGTGCCGACCTGACCCGCAAGGACGAGCGCGCCCGCATCGAGGCCCGACTGGCCGAGGACGCCAGCATCAGCTTGTTGCTGAACAACGCCGGTGTAGCCGTCAATGGCACCCTGCTTGAGACCGACCTGGACCGCCTGGAAAGCATGATCGAGCTGAACGTCACCGCCACCGCGCGCCTGGCCGGTGCCGCCGCAAAGGCTTTCGCCGGGCGTGGCCGCGGCACCATCATCAACGTGGCCTCGGTGCTGGCCCTGGCTCCCGAACTGTTCAACGGCAGCTACAGCGCCACCAAGGCATTCGTACTCAACCTCAGTCTTTCCATGCAGCAGGAACTGGCGCCACAGGGCCTGCGCATTCAAGTCGTGCTGCCGGGCGCCACCCGCACGGAAATCTGGGAGCGCGCCGGCACCGACATTTCGGCCATGCCGGCGGAAATGCTGATGGATGTGAATCACATGGTGGATGCGGCGCTGGCCGGCCTTGCCCAGGGGGAAGTGGTGACTCTGCCGGCGTTGCCCGATGCCGGCGAGTTCGACGCCTTCACCGCGGCCCGGCTGAGAATGGCGCCGAACCTGTCGCGCAATACTCCGGCGCCGCGCTATGGGATCGCCGTGGCGTAA
- a CDS encoding HlyD family secretion protein, translated as MKIRFSSPKEHQPTQEQGLKVLYAPGKRVAFKLRWYLILLVVTSPLLFLVGREMLGLWLIEAPAQLHVPSSELRAREAGQVAQVLVRPGDKVAAGQLLLRMDNPEWRSRLALLADPAKAAQDETGRRTLGERERESLVRLLNTAQSRLQQLRGLLAANAATRGEVLQAQDERDRRQRDLVEFDRREALPGDDTLDRQRRLESDWLQSRLQGLDLKASDSGVISEVLVGEGENVGPGTLLMRLQRLGEAEIWIYLDPRFAEYASPGQPFRVRLPDGTWLPAEVVRMVEDAAPVPVELREAFSAPNRNLRLLARVKGEWPAFWRVDRLGLKARFPHRWDWLNRWAVKE; from the coding sequence ATGAAGATTCGATTCTCCAGCCCCAAGGAACATCAGCCCACCCAGGAACAGGGCCTCAAGGTGCTCTATGCGCCGGGCAAGCGCGTGGCGTTCAAGCTGCGCTGGTATCTGATCCTGCTGGTGGTGACCAGCCCGCTGCTGTTCCTGGTGGGCCGCGAAATGCTTGGCCTCTGGCTGATCGAGGCGCCCGCGCAACTGCATGTGCCGTCCAGCGAACTGCGCGCCCGAGAGGCGGGGCAGGTGGCGCAGGTGCTGGTCCGGCCCGGGGACAAGGTAGCGGCCGGCCAATTGCTGCTGCGCATGGACAATCCCGAGTGGCGTTCTCGCCTGGCTCTGCTGGCCGATCCGGCGAAGGCGGCACAGGATGAAACCGGGCGGCGCACTCTTGGCGAAAGGGAGCGCGAATCCCTCGTGCGCCTGCTGAACACTGCGCAAAGCCGTCTGCAGCAACTGCGTGGTCTGCTCGCGGCCAACGCGGCAACGCGCGGAGAAGTGCTGCAGGCACAGGACGAGCGCGATCGCCGCCAACGCGACCTCGTGGAGTTCGATCGCCGCGAAGCGCTGCCGGGCGATGACACGCTCGATCGCCAGCGTCGCCTGGAAAGCGACTGGTTGCAGTCACGCCTGCAAGGGTTGGACCTGAAGGCCAGTGACTCGGGCGTCATCAGCGAAGTGCTGGTCGGCGAGGGCGAGAATGTGGGCCCCGGCACCTTGCTGATGCGTCTGCAACGGCTGGGCGAGGCCGAGATCTGGATCTATCTCGATCCGCGCTTTGCCGAGTACGCCTCGCCTGGACAGCCATTCCGGGTGCGCCTGCCGGACGGAACATGGCTGCCGGCGGAAGTGGTACGCATGGTGGAAGACGCAGCTCCGGTACCCGTGGAGCTGCGCGAAGCCTTTAGTGCGCCGAACCGTAACCTGCGCCTGCTGGCGCGGGTAAAGGGCGAGTGGCCGGCGTTCTGGCGTGTCGATCGCCTGGGCCTCAAGGCGCGCTTCCCGCACCGTTGGGACTGGCTGAACCGATGGGCGGTCAAGGAGTGA
- a CDS encoding TetR/AcrR family transcriptional regulator, whose translation MRYSEDHKAQTRERIINEAAQRFRRDGVDATGLQTLMKALGLTHGGFYAHFKSKDELVEIALQQAAEQLRPVVEQQFEKNDPLPGFIDQYLSPGHRNTPGKGCPLPTISAELGARGQASATTDAIVKARLGSIEKALPSEHAKDESVALLATLIGALVLSRSVADEELSNRILESTRRHLKREIGAAE comes from the coding sequence ATGCGTTACTCCGAAGACCACAAGGCCCAGACCCGCGAGCGCATCATCAATGAAGCAGCACAGCGCTTCCGCCGCGACGGTGTCGATGCCACTGGCCTGCAGACCCTGATGAAGGCCCTGGGCCTGACCCACGGTGGGTTCTACGCGCACTTCAAGTCCAAGGACGAACTGGTGGAGATCGCCCTGCAACAGGCCGCCGAGCAGTTGCGCCCGGTGGTCGAGCAGCAGTTCGAGAAGAATGATCCGTTGCCCGGCTTCATCGACCAGTACCTCTCCCCGGGCCATCGCAACACGCCAGGCAAGGGCTGCCCGCTGCCGACCATTTCCGCCGAGCTGGGCGCGCGCGGCCAGGCCAGCGCCACCACCGACGCCATCGTCAAGGCGCGCCTGGGGTCCATCGAAAAGGCTCTGCCGAGCGAACACGCCAAGGACGAGAGCGTCGCCCTCCTCGCCACCCTGATCGGTGCGCTGGTGCTGTCGCGCAGCGTGGCCGACGAAGAGCTGTCCAACCGCATCCTGGAAAGCACCCGCCGCCATCTCAAGCGAGAGATCGGCGCGGCGGAGTGA